One genomic region from Equus asinus isolate D_3611 breed Donkey chromosome 10, EquAss-T2T_v2, whole genome shotgun sequence encodes:
- the HDHD3 gene encoding haloacid dehalogenase-like hydrolase domain-containing protein 3 isoform X1: protein MGLPTFQIEFISLTYFLYGLLPRFTSQVRPSATLWLHSELWPPRFQLEAWACLESTLGREAASNLWTTGWGICCALGSSAVKTLPTCQQIGPTRPGKRRPLGCGGVVLSSSVFLHVGQSWGGPGPLLQIMARRLQIRLLTWDVKDTLVRLRRPVGEEYATKARAHGLEVEAAALGEAFGQAYKAQSHSFPNYGLSHGLTSRRWWLDVVLQTFHLAGVRDAQAVVPIAEQLYEDFSSPGTWKVLEGAEATLRGCRKRGLRLAVVSNFDRRLEDILVGLGLREHFDFVLTSEAAGWPKPDSRIFHEALRLAQVEPAVAAHAGDSYHCDYKGARAIGMHSFLVAGPGHLEPAVKDSVPQEHILPSLSHLLPALVRLEGSPRGL, encoded by the exons ATGGGTCTGCCTACCTTCCAGATAGAATTTATTTCCTTGACATACTTCCTCTACGGCTTGTTGCCCAGATTCACCAGCCAAGTCCGTCCCTCAGCAACACTTTGGCTGCACTCTGAACTTTGGCCCCCCAGGTTTCAGCTGGAAGCCTGGGCTTGTCTGGAATCGACTCTGGGGAGAGAAGCTGCATCCAACCTCTGGACAACAGGCTGGGGCATTTGCTGTGCATTGG GATCTTCTGCTGTGAAGACATTACCCACGTGCCAGCAAATCGGACCCACCAGGCCTGGAAAGAGAAGACCTTTAGGGTGTGGAGGGGTGGTCTTGTCCAGCTCGGTGTTCCTTCAcgtggggcagagctggggtggaCCTGGCCCCCTCCTGCAGATCATGGCGCGCCGGCTACAGATCCGACTGCTGACGTGGGATGTGAAGGACACACTGGTCAGGCTCCGCCGCCCGGTGGGGGAGGAATACGCCACCAAGGCCCGGGCCCATGGGCTGGAGGTGGAGGCCGCGGCCCTGGGTGAAGCCTTCGGGCAGGCGTACAAGGCTCAGAGCCACAGCTTCCCCAACTATGGCCTGAGCCACGGCCTCACCTCCCGCCGCTGGTGGCTGGATGTGGTCCTGCAGACCTTCCACCTAGCAGGTGTTCGGGATGCCCAGGCAGTAGTCCCCATCGCTGAGCAGCTGTATGAGGACTTCAGCAGCCCCGGAACCTGGAAGGTGTTAGAGGGTGCCGAGGCCACCCTGAGGGGGTGCCGGAAACGAGGTCTGAGGCTGGCAGTGGTCTCCAACTTCGACCGGCGACTGGAGGATATCCTGGTGGGTCTTGGCCTGCGGGAACACTTTGACTTTGTGCTGACCTCTGAGGCTGCTGGCTGGCCCAAGCCGGACTCCCGAATCTTCCATGAGGCCTTGCGACTTGCTCAGGTGGAACCGGCGGTGGCAGCCCATGCTGGGGACAGTTACCACTGTGATTACAAGGGGGCCCGAGCTATAGGCATGCACAGCTTCCTGGTGGCTGGTCCGGGGCATTTGGAGCCTGCGGTCAAGGATTCTGTACCCCAAGAACACATTCTCCCCTCACTGTCCCATCTGCTGCCTGCCCTTGTCCGCCTGGAGGGCTCCCCTCGGGGACTTTGA
- the HDHD3 gene encoding haloacid dehalogenase-like hydrolase domain-containing protein 3 isoform X2 produces MARRLQIRLLTWDVKDTLVRLRRPVGEEYATKARAHGLEVEAAALGEAFGQAYKAQSHSFPNYGLSHGLTSRRWWLDVVLQTFHLAGVRDAQAVVPIAEQLYEDFSSPGTWKVLEGAEATLRGCRKRGLRLAVVSNFDRRLEDILVGLGLREHFDFVLTSEAAGWPKPDSRIFHEALRLAQVEPAVAAHAGDSYHCDYKGARAIGMHSFLVAGPGHLEPAVKDSVPQEHILPSLSHLLPALVRLEGSPRGL; encoded by the coding sequence ATGGCGCGCCGGCTACAGATCCGACTGCTGACGTGGGATGTGAAGGACACACTGGTCAGGCTCCGCCGCCCGGTGGGGGAGGAATACGCCACCAAGGCCCGGGCCCATGGGCTGGAGGTGGAGGCCGCGGCCCTGGGTGAAGCCTTCGGGCAGGCGTACAAGGCTCAGAGCCACAGCTTCCCCAACTATGGCCTGAGCCACGGCCTCACCTCCCGCCGCTGGTGGCTGGATGTGGTCCTGCAGACCTTCCACCTAGCAGGTGTTCGGGATGCCCAGGCAGTAGTCCCCATCGCTGAGCAGCTGTATGAGGACTTCAGCAGCCCCGGAACCTGGAAGGTGTTAGAGGGTGCCGAGGCCACCCTGAGGGGGTGCCGGAAACGAGGTCTGAGGCTGGCAGTGGTCTCCAACTTCGACCGGCGACTGGAGGATATCCTGGTGGGTCTTGGCCTGCGGGAACACTTTGACTTTGTGCTGACCTCTGAGGCTGCTGGCTGGCCCAAGCCGGACTCCCGAATCTTCCATGAGGCCTTGCGACTTGCTCAGGTGGAACCGGCGGTGGCAGCCCATGCTGGGGACAGTTACCACTGTGATTACAAGGGGGCCCGAGCTATAGGCATGCACAGCTTCCTGGTGGCTGGTCCGGGGCATTTGGAGCCTGCGGTCAAGGATTCTGTACCCCAAGAACACATTCTCCCCTCACTGTCCCATCTGCTGCCTGCCCTTGTCCGCCTGGAGGGCTCCCCTCGGGGACTTTGA
- the BSPRY gene encoding B box and SPRY domain-containing protein isoform X2 has protein sequence MAAESAGPGPGPGSGSGSGSEPRPLCPEHDQPLRWFCCSERRLVCAACAGLGGRCRGHRIRRAEERAEELRNKIVDQCERLQLQSAGITKYVAEVLPGKNQRAVSTASAARELVIQRLGLVRSLCESEEQRLLEQVHGEEERAHQSILTQRAHWADALQKLDTIRTSLVDMLTHLDDLQLIKEQEIFERTEEAEGILDPQESEKLNFNEKCTLSPLLTQLWATAVLRSLSGTEDVRIDERTASPLLQLSDDRRTLTFNAKKSKACADGLERFDHWPNALAATSFQAGLHAWTVNVQNSCAYKVGVALVQLPRKGSGSDSRLGHNAFSWVFSRYDQEFCFSHNGQHEPLRLLRCPAQLGVLLDLQAQELLFYEPASGTVLHTHHATFLGPLFPVFAVADQTISIVH, from the exons ATGGCCGCGGAGAGCGctgggccggggccggggccgggatCGGGATCGGGgtcgggatccgaacccaggccgctgTGCCCTGAGCACGACCAGCCCCTGCGCTGGTTCTGCTGCTCCGAGCGGCGGCTCGTGTGCGCCGCCTGCGCGGGGCTGGGCGGCCGCTGCCGGGGGCACCGCATCCGCCGGGCCGAGGAACGCGCCGAGGAGCTGCGG AACAAGATTGTGGACCAGTGTGAGAGACTGCAGTTACAGAGTGCTGGCATCACCAAGTATGTGGCCGAGGTCCTGCCAGGGAAGAACCAGAGAGCAGTG AGCACGGCCAGTGCAGCACGGGAACTGGTCATCCAGCGGCTGGGTCTGGTGAGGAGTCTGTGCGAGAGCGAGGAGCAGCGCTTGCTGGAACAGGTGCATGGCGAAGAGGagcgggcccaccagagcatcCTGACACAGCGAGCACACTGGGCTGATGCGCTGCAGAAGCTCGACACCATCCGCACCAGCCTGGTGGACATGCTCACCCATCTGGACGACCTCCAGCTGATT AAGGAGCAGGAGATCTTTGAGAG GACTGAGGAAGCAGAGGGCATTTTGGATCCCCAGGAGTCAGAAAAGCTGAACTTTAATGAGAAGTGCACTCTCAGCCCACTACTGACTCAACTCTGGGCGACAGCGGTTCTCCGTTCCCTCTCAG GCACAGAGGACGTGCGTATTGATGAGAGGACTGCCAGCCCCTTGCTGCAATTGTCGGACGATCGAAGGACCCTGACTTTCAATGCCAAGAAGTCCAAGGCCTGTGCAGATGGCCTGGAGCGCTTTGACCACTGGCCTAATGCCCTGGCTGCCACCTCCTTCCAGGCTGGGCTGCATGCTTGGACGGTGAATGTCCAGAACAGCTGTGCCTACAAGGTGGGCGTGGCTTTAGTCCAGCTGCCTCGGAAGGGTTCTGGCAGTGACTCTCGTCTGGGCCACAATGCCTTCTCCTGGGTCTTCTCCCGCTACGACCAAGAATTCTGTTTCTCGCACAATGGGCAGCACGAGCCCCTGAGGCTGCTGCGTTGCCCGGCCCAGCTGGGCGTGCTGCTGGACTTGCAGGCGCAGGAGCTGCTATTCTACGAGCCAGCCTCGGGCACGGTGCTCCACACTCACCACGCCACCTTCCTGGGGCCACTCTTCCCAGTCTTTGCTGTGGCCGACCAGACCATTTCCATCGTCCACTGA
- the BSPRY gene encoding B box and SPRY domain-containing protein isoform X1, translating into MAAESAGPGPGPGSGSGSGSEPRPLCPEHDQPLRWFCCSERRLVCAACAGLGGRCRGHRIRRAEERAEELRNKIVDQCERLQLQSAGITKYVAEVLPGKNQRAVSTASAARELVIQRLGLVRSLCESEEQRLLEQVHGEEERAHQSILTQRAHWADALQKLDTIRTSLVDMLTHLDDLQLIQKEQEIFERTEEAEGILDPQESEKLNFNEKCTLSPLLTQLWATAVLRSLSGTEDVRIDERTASPLLQLSDDRRTLTFNAKKSKACADGLERFDHWPNALAATSFQAGLHAWTVNVQNSCAYKVGVALVQLPRKGSGSDSRLGHNAFSWVFSRYDQEFCFSHNGQHEPLRLLRCPAQLGVLLDLQAQELLFYEPASGTVLHTHHATFLGPLFPVFAVADQTISIVH; encoded by the exons ATGGCCGCGGAGAGCGctgggccggggccggggccgggatCGGGATCGGGgtcgggatccgaacccaggccgctgTGCCCTGAGCACGACCAGCCCCTGCGCTGGTTCTGCTGCTCCGAGCGGCGGCTCGTGTGCGCCGCCTGCGCGGGGCTGGGCGGCCGCTGCCGGGGGCACCGCATCCGCCGGGCCGAGGAACGCGCCGAGGAGCTGCGG AACAAGATTGTGGACCAGTGTGAGAGACTGCAGTTACAGAGTGCTGGCATCACCAAGTATGTGGCCGAGGTCCTGCCAGGGAAGAACCAGAGAGCAGTG AGCACGGCCAGTGCAGCACGGGAACTGGTCATCCAGCGGCTGGGTCTGGTGAGGAGTCTGTGCGAGAGCGAGGAGCAGCGCTTGCTGGAACAGGTGCATGGCGAAGAGGagcgggcccaccagagcatcCTGACACAGCGAGCACACTGGGCTGATGCGCTGCAGAAGCTCGACACCATCCGCACCAGCCTGGTGGACATGCTCACCCATCTGGACGACCTCCAGCTGATT cAGAAGGAGCAGGAGATCTTTGAGAG GACTGAGGAAGCAGAGGGCATTTTGGATCCCCAGGAGTCAGAAAAGCTGAACTTTAATGAGAAGTGCACTCTCAGCCCACTACTGACTCAACTCTGGGCGACAGCGGTTCTCCGTTCCCTCTCAG GCACAGAGGACGTGCGTATTGATGAGAGGACTGCCAGCCCCTTGCTGCAATTGTCGGACGATCGAAGGACCCTGACTTTCAATGCCAAGAAGTCCAAGGCCTGTGCAGATGGCCTGGAGCGCTTTGACCACTGGCCTAATGCCCTGGCTGCCACCTCCTTCCAGGCTGGGCTGCATGCTTGGACGGTGAATGTCCAGAACAGCTGTGCCTACAAGGTGGGCGTGGCTTTAGTCCAGCTGCCTCGGAAGGGTTCTGGCAGTGACTCTCGTCTGGGCCACAATGCCTTCTCCTGGGTCTTCTCCCGCTACGACCAAGAATTCTGTTTCTCGCACAATGGGCAGCACGAGCCCCTGAGGCTGCTGCGTTGCCCGGCCCAGCTGGGCGTGCTGCTGGACTTGCAGGCGCAGGAGCTGCTATTCTACGAGCCAGCCTCGGGCACGGTGCTCCACACTCACCACGCCACCTTCCTGGGGCCACTCTTCCCAGTCTTTGCTGTGGCCGACCAGACCATTTCCATCGTCCACTGA